The genomic DNA TCTGGACCATCGCGTACAGCGCGGGCGTGGTGGGGGCGTCGGGACGGCGGCTGTTGCGGGACATGGTGGCGCGGTCGCTCGGATGAATCGCGGACGTCGTACCGGGTTATCATACCGGGCGGCGGCCGAATTGCCGGAACGGGGGCTCTGGGGGCGCGAGAAGTGCCCGAATACTGCCACCGTTCCGCAGACGCTGGTCGTTCGCAACGGCCGTCGGCGGCGTGGTATACGGCTGTGGGACAGCGTTGGCGATTACGGCGCCACGTCAAGCAGGTATGGGTGCAATCATGCCACCCACAAGCACTGACCATGCCACCATTTTGTAGCGCGTGCGCCCGGTGTTTTCTACGAGCCGGGCACGTCGGACTTCGAGAATGCAATCACATAAATCACAGCCAATCCCCCTTTCTCCCGACCTTCTGATTTACCTCACTAATACGTCACATTCATCCTTGAGGATTATCGCATCGTTTACGTTGCGGCGGTCGACAAGAACCGTACGCCATCAAAAAAGGGTGTAACCCGGACATGAGCAAGCAGACGTTACTCGCCGTGTTACTGCTCACCACCGCCCCTCCGGTGTACGCCCAGCCGAATTTCCCGTTTTTCCAGCCGGTTCAACCGCCCCGCGATGTCCAAATCATGGCGCATCGCGGCCTACACGTGCTCGCCCCAGAGAACACCCTGCCCGCGATCATGGCGTGCGCGGCCGACTACATCGAGTGGGCCGAGGTCGACGTGCGCCTGACCAGGGACGGGCGTCACGTCGTAATTCACGACGACAGCGTCGACAGGTGTTTGAACGGGAAGGGTCGGGTGTCCGACTTGACGTCGGACGAGTTGAAGCAACTCGATGCCGGGAGTTGGTTTGCCGATCGGTTCAAGGACGTCCGGTTTCTGGCCCTGGCCGAGTTACTGTCCTCCGCCAAAGGAAAAGTGAACTTGTACCTCGATTGCAAGCAGGTCGACCCGGACCTGTTGGCGAAGGAGATTGTGGCGGCCGGGATGGAAAAGCAGGTGATCGTGTACGCCGCCCCCGAGGTTCTTGCCAAGATTTCGACAGCGGCCCGGAATACGGTCCCAGTCATGACCAAGTACCGACCCAAATCCGCGACGCTCGACTCGCTGGTGAAGCAGTGCCATCCCGCCGCCGTTGAGATCGACGCCGACGACGTCACCCCGGACGTGTGTCAAGACGCCCACGCCCGGGGCATCAAGGTGCAGGCCAAGGTTCTCGGGGACAAGCGGGACAACGCGACGGTCTGGGGCAAGATGCTGGACGCCGGGGCGGACTGGCTGCAGACGGACGACCCCGTCGGGTTGCGGTTCGCCGAAGTACGCCGGCGGATTCCGTCCTTCCCGGTCAAGATCTCCTACCACCGCGGGGCATGCCGGTACGCCCCGGAAAATACGCTGGCCTCGATCGAAAAGGCCGCCGCTTGGGCTGCTGACTACATCGAAATCGACATCCGCCCGACCGCGGACGGGAAGTACATGCTGCTCCACGACAGCACGCTCGACCGCACGACCGGCGGACGGGGGCCGATCCGAAAAGCGACTTTCGACGAAGTCGAAAAACTCAGTGCCGGTGCCTGGTTCGGCCGCCCGTTCGCGAGCCTGCGGGTGCCGACCCTTTCGGACGGGTTAACGGCCATGGGCAAGCAGTCACACGTCTACCTGGACGCGAAAGACATCACACCCGCCGACCTCCTCGACGCGATGCGGAAACACGATCTCGTCGAGCGGTCGGTCGTCTACCAGTCGGCCCGGTATCTGGAGCGGCTGAAAGCCCTGGAACCCAAGGTCCGGCCGCTACCCCCGCTGGGGCGGGTCGACCAGTTCGACCGCGTCGCGGCCATCGCCCCTTACGGGTTCGACGCGAACTGGTCGATTCTTTCGAAGGAATTGATCGAACGGTCTCACAAGGCCGGCATCAAAGTCTTCTCCGATTCCCTCTCCGAGAAGCACGAGAACGTTGACGAGTACCTCCGGGCCATGGGGTGGGGGATCGACGTGATCCAAACCAACCACCCCCTGCGCGTCCTCCGGGCCGTCGAGTTGTTTAAGCCCACGAGCCCTTGATTGTTTAAACGGGAATCCGGTCGGTTCGAGCCCTGGCCCCGCTCCGCGGGTCTCGGGGGCGGGTCGGAACGGAGTGGCAGTGAAACCCGCGGGGCGTCTCGTTCGACGCCCCGCGAGTGGAGTGAATCGGTTCTTCCCAGCCCGAGGTTTTGCGATGAATCGTACCCGTCTTGTTTCGAGGCCCGCGTTCACGCTGATCGAGCTGCTAGTCGTGATCGCCATTATCGCCATCCTGATCGGACTTCTTCTCCCCGCGGTTCAGAAAGTGCGCGAGTCGGCGTCGCGGATGAAGTGTGTCAACAACCTGAAACAATTGGGGCTCGCGCTCCACAACTACGAGGGCGTGTACGGCGCGATCCCCCCGAACTGGAACTGGCCGGCCGCGACGACGTGGGGCGGGAGCGGCTACCCGGCGGCCCAGAACTATGGGGCGAGTACCGCCCCCGACGGCGCGCCGGGGACGTGGACCGTTCACCTGTTCCCGTACATCGAACAGACCAACCTGTTCAACATGATTCAGGCGACCGGGAACGTGCCCAACGGTTTGTCCTTGTACGGGGCGGCGTGTTACGGGCAGATCGTGAAACAAGTGATCTGCCCGTCCGACCCGACGACCGGGACCTACCTCACGACCAGCGGCGTCCAAGTCAACGGGATCAGTGTCAAATCGGAAGCCAATTTCGGCGTGTCGTGCTACGCGGCCAACGTGCTGGTCCTCACCCCGACCCCGAAATCCCTGATGCTGTCCATGCCGAACGGCACCTCGAACACGTCCGTCTTCGCCGAGCGGTACGCGTTCTGCTTCGCCAACGGCTTCGGCTCCGGCGCCGGCACGCTCGACGACAGCCACCAGTCCAATTACTACTGGCATCACTGGGCCTACATCCAGTGCGGCGGCGGCGACGAGGAGGCCGCGGTCGGGTACGGGTGGCTCACCGTCTATACCGAGCTGGGCGTGTACTTCCAGGGCGGGTGCCCCGGCGCGGACTTCGACGATTCGGCGACGAACTCGAAGACCGGCACCGTCCAGACGATCCAGATCCAGCCGAACATGAACCCGCCTACGGGCGCCACCTCGACGGGGAGTGTCGGGACCACGGACCCGCGAGGTTGTAGCAGCCTGTTGACCCAGACGGCCCACCCCGGCGGCATGTCCGTCTGCCTGGGTGACGGGAGCGTCCGGTCGGTGTCGTCGTCGATCTCCCCCAAGACGTGGCGCACCATCGGCAACGACCCGGCCTACCAGGGCCAAACGCCGGGCAGCGACTGGTAACCCACCAACGGGGGCGGCGCGGCGGACGGCTTTCGGGCCTGGTTCGTCGCGACACCCCCGTTTATCGTCTTCGCGCGATCGAAACCGGGAGTTAACCGATGCCGTGGAAAGTCGCCGGATCGCGATTCGCTTCGATCTGTGTGGTCGTATTTTTTGCCGCATTTGCCGTGACCGCGTGCGGCTGTGCCGGAAAAAAGCCCGTCGCGCAAGGTTTGGACGGCGTGGTGATCGTGAAGGGGAAGCCGCTGAAATCGGGAACCATTACCTTCACCGGCGAAAGCGGTACGGTTTGGACGGATCATGTGCGGAACGGTAAATTCACGATCACGAACGTCGTCCCCGGCAAAGTCAAAGTCACCGTGGAGCCCGCGGCTGGAGCTACCGGGGATGTGAAAGCGGGGGTCGGCAAAATGTCCCCCACCCCCGACCCGGCGCTGGCGAACTTGAAGGAACAGGAATATACGATTGCGGCGGACCAGACGCGGATCGAAGTCAAGTTTCCTTAACGCTGATGACAGTAGGTTTATTGCGACACGACTGCACCCGAACGCCCAAGCTCAGCGGCCCTGCCGCTCGGGGACATCAACCCTAGAAACGGCTCATGCGGGCGGGTCCGCTGCAGCGCCTAGTTCGGCTTGCACATGCCCAATGCGCTCCGACCCACCCGACAGAAGTTGCTCGCCACCACGGGGATCACAGCCCGTCAACGACTCAGCTGATCGAATCGTCTCGCGGCGAGCATCGGGCGCAGTTACCTCGATGCGGATTCTAGCATCGGCGGGATGTCTGACTACCTCTTGTCTCCATTCCACTTCGACCTGGCCAGGTCCATCGTCCCAGATCGCACCGAAGTAGTGGAGAAGTCTACCGTCAGAGCGGCCGTGAGTCCGTACTTTCAGAGCGTCAAGCAGAGCTTTCGTTCCTGTAGCAAGATGATCAGTCCTGATAGAGTCAACATCGTATCGTGTGAAGCGGACGAACGCGGGATGAAAGTAGGTCCATCGGATCTTGGCCGTGGCGCGTTGAAGCAGATCGACCCATAGTTGAGGCATCGCGTATGCGCGGATTATGAAGAAATCCGTCCAGTCGGGTGTTGTTATGGGTAGCGTGACATCAAGTGGACCACTCCCGACATGCTCTGGAGGAATCTCGCCCGACGGAGTGAAGAAGAGCGCGGCTCGGTGAAGGAACAACTCGTCTTGGTCCCTGAGTTCTGTGAGCGTGAAGGTCCGCGTCGGATCATGTTCAACGCTCTCCGAGATGGAACCAATCCAACGCCGCATTCGATGCTCTCCGCTTGCCGAACGCCCAAGCCAAGCAACCTCGCCGTTCGGATACTTTAGCCATGTTACGCCGTTACGCGGCGGGGTCTGCTACACCAATTTGTTCGGCGTGCCTTTACGTTCGCTGGGATTCGCGTCCGTTGACCTCCTCGTCCAGCAACTGCTCCAAGAGTTCCAACCGTTCGTCGCCCGGATCAATCGGCACTCGGAAGTCGTACCGGATGTAACCCGGGTCGTCGTGACGGCTGAACGAGCATGCCCAGTCCACCTCCACGGCGACCGGCACGTTGATCGCACAGGACAAGTGTACCAACCGGCCGAGCGTCTGGGAGTCGGACACTGCCAACCCGAAACGGACCCGGGCGAGCGACGGCTGCGGTTGCACCCACGCTACCCGCACCCCTGGCAGGGAGCCGAAAAGGCGTTCTACCCGCGCGTTTGTGTCATCGGCAGACACAGTCGTCCTCCTTGCACTTGGCATGGTTTCGGAGGCCCATGCCGAGTGCCCACGCCGACTGCGGTTGCTACCGCGACGTGGTGCCGCTGTCGACGAAACGGTACTGGACCCCGCCCGGCGTCTTGGGGTTCAGCCAGTTCATGAGCTGGGTCGTTTCGGGGCCGATCGGGTACGCGAGCCCGTCGATCTGCGTGACGGGGATGATGCCGACGTTGCTGTTGGTGACGAACACCTCGCGGACTTCACCTAGCAGCGTGTGTGGAACCTTCTGCTCGCGGATCGGCAGCGGCGACCGCTGGAGCAGGATGTGGCGGACCGTGCCGGGGAGGAGGCCGCCGTCCGCCGTCGGGGTCACCCACCCGTCGCTCAGGCGGAGGAACAGGTTGGCGTGCGACGCTTCGAGAAGGTTGCCTTCCGTGTCGACCATCAGGGCCGTGTGATACCCCTCCTTCATCGCCTGTTGACCAATCCGCAGCCGGGTGGCGTACTGGAACGTTTTCAGCGTCAGGTACGGCTGCCCTTTCTGCACCGGGTTGACGTGCGACCGCAACTTCAGGGACGGCACCGGGTACGGCAGCGGCGCCGCGCTCATCCAGACGAGACCCGGTTTACCCGGCCGCCCGGCAGTCACGTTGAGACGCAACACCACGTCCTGGGTCGTGAGCGCGCGGACGTAGTCGTGGACCTGTTTGGCGTCCGGGATTCGTTCCGGCGCGAGGTCGATGTAGAGCACTGGGGCGGACTGCTTCACCCGCTCGACGTGCGACTGCCACAGCCACGGCTGCCCGCCGACCGTCCGGGTCGACTCCCACACGCCGCGGCCGAACAGCAAGCCTTCGTCGGCCGGATCGATGGAAAACTGGTCGATCGGGATGATTTTGCCGTCCACCCAGAGCAGGTACGCCATCCGGACGAACTCGTGCATGACCGGCAGCGGCATGTCGGGCGGGACGTTCAGGCCGCGGTCTTTCAGGACGGCGGCCGGGTCGGTGAGCAGTTGTAGCCTGAGCTGCGGGTTGGCCCACGCGAAGTCGTCGGTCGGGGCTGGTTGCTGTGGGGCCATGTGCGTCTCCCGGCGTCGTGAGGAGGGGATCTAAGCACCCGGCCGGGGTTGAGTGTTGCTTCGGTTTGGTCTGGTGGGACCGGCGTCCGCCGGTCTCGGCGCTACGACCGGCGGGACGCCGGTCCCACCAGACCACCGACCAGACGAAGTACAAACGGTAATACCCAACCCCGGCCGGGTGCTTAGCGCTTCAGAGTAAGCCGTTTCCCGAACGGCCGCAACGGGTTAACGGCCGGTCGTTGTCGGCGGCGGGCCGGCGAAGTCCGGTCGTCACGACTGGGTTGACCGCGGCCACCAGGCCAGAACGGCGACGAGCGCGAGCAGGGCCGGAATGCACGCCAGCGCCAGGACGTAGTCGTAGTTCCCCAACCGGTCGTTCATGTAACCCTCGATCGCGTACACCGCGGCCAGGTAAACCGAGTTGACGCAACCGAGACTACCTGTCACCTTTCCCTGGTGTTTGCTGGACATCTCCTGGCTGAGCGCGAAATACAGGGTGAAAAGGCCCAGGGCCCCGAACGCCGTGACGAGCGTCACGGCGAGCGTGCCGTTCTCCCCGAGATCCTTGTGCCACGGGAGCAAGGCCGATGCGGCGACGAACGCGAGCCCGGTGGCGAAAACGACGAGCCGGCTGGTGTGCAACCGGACGCCGGCCCACGTCAGGCCGAGGACGCTCAGGCCGACGACCCACGAACCGACGTCCGCGACGGCGTAGTAGTAAAACAGCATGTCCGTGACGTTCTCCTTCGAGTACCCCATCTGTTCGCGATACAAGAGCGGGAGCCAGACGCGGAACGTGTGCCAGGGTGTGTTCACGCCGCAGACGAGTATGGCGAGAATCCAGAACCGGCGGTCGGCAAAGACGCCGACAAACGGCTCGCTCTTGCCGGGCGTCGGGGTCGGGGCCGCGACGGCGTTCGCCGGGTCGACGACGCGGCCGGGCACGGTCAACAGCCAGAGCCCGATCCACCCGCCGCCGATCAGGCCGATCACACGGAACGGGATCTGCCACGCCATCGGGTCGTCCGGGGACGCCCAGAGGGATAGCGCCTTGGCGACCACCAGGGGCGTGATCATGGCGCCCAGGCCGGTCCCGCTCTGGAAGATCGCGTTGCCGAGCGACCGCTCCCGCGGCGGCATCACCTGCCGGACCGTCCGCACGCCGCACGGCCAGTTGCCCGCCTCGAAGATGCCGAGCGCGAACCGGCAACCGAACAGAACCCAGTATTCCGGGGCGAACCCGGTGAGGAAGCCGGCGACCGACCAACCTAGCACGGCAAGAGGGTAGACCAAACGGACACCGAACCGGTCCACGAGGACACCGGTCAGAATAGCCCCGACCCCGAACGCGATTTGGAACCCGCTTTCCAGCCGCGAGTACAGGACGTTGTTCAGCCCGAATGCCGCCTTGATATCGGACGCGGTGAGGTTCAGGGTGATGCGGTCCATGTAGTTCAGAGTGGTCGCCATCAGGAGCAGGGCGGCGACCCACCAGCGCCAGGCGGTCGGGCGGGGGCCGGGCGACTCGGGGACGGACATGCGGGGTCTCGGTGGGGTCCGGGGAAAGTCCGCCCAGCATAGCACCCCGGGCGGCCGGATTCGACCACCGGGTCACGACTTCGCGGCACTTCACTCGCGGTCGCCGTCCGGAGAACGTCCTTCGCCCGCGTCGCCCGATGATAACTCCAGGAGAACTGGCGACCGGCGCTTGCGGCCGTCCGGCGCCGGGGATAGGTTGGCGGTCGCGGAACTCCGATCTGACCACTTCTTTCCGGAGGTCATTATGTCCAGACGCCTTCTCCCCCTGGTTTTAGTCGGCGCGTGCATTCTGTTCGTCTCCCCCGGGCAAGCGCAGGACAATCCGCGACCTCCCAAGAAGGGCGCCGAGCCAGCCACGCAGGGCAAGCGAACGATTTACGCGGTGAAGCACGGGCACGCGACCGAACTGGCCGAAGTCTTGTCCCGCAATTTCAAGAACGAAGCCACGGTTTCGGCCCTTCCCGGCGGGAGCACCCTCCTCGTCACAGCGTCCGGCCCGCTGACGGCCGAGATCGTCAAGTTGCTCGACCTGATGGACCAAAAGCCGCGAACGGTGACGGTCGATGTCGTGCTGGCTGAGTTCAAAGCCGGGGCGAACGTCCCGGAACTGGGCGGCGACGTGGCCGCGAAGTTGGCGGACCTGCGAAAGACCGGTCCGGTCGAATCGTGGCAGGAGTTCCGACTGACCGGCGTCGAAGGTCAGCCGATGACGACCGTGAGCGGCGGGAGCAAGCCGACCTTGAGGGGGTCGACCGTAACGGCGATCGGCTCCGTGCAGCGGTCGATCACGTACCAGACGGTGGGCACGACGATAAAGGTTACAGCCCGCGGTCTGTCGGACGGGATGGTCGCGCTCGACCTCGACCTCAAGGACACGCGGTTCGGCCAACCCGCGGCGATCAAGGAAACGGCGCCCGAGCCCAAGGGCGAGAAGCTTGAGCCCAAGGGCGAGAAGCCCGGGCCCAAGGGCGAGAAGCCCGAGCCCAAGGGCGAGAAGGAGCCGCGGCCCCGAGCCACCCCGATCGTAGAAGCTCCGCCGGCCATCGAGACGACGAGCCTCAACACAAAGCTGAGCGTCCCGGCCGGACGGCCCGTCGTCGCCCAGACGACCCGCGAGAGTGGCAGGGCAACGCTCCTGGTGATCGTCACCGCGCGGGCGGACGATGCCGGCGCGAAGCCCGGTGAATGAGTACGGGCCCGGGTGTGAGTGCCGCCGACGGTGAAAGGGCGGACGGTTTGGATGGCGAGGTGATCGGGCGCCGATTTCTCGCGGAAGATCGTGGCGACAGGCACGAACCTCCGTTAGAGTCGAAGGCACCTGCCCGACTGCCGACTCCCGCCGGACCCGTCCGTCATGCCTGTCCGCTTCTATTTCCTGGCGACCGCCTACACGCTCGCGTTCACGCCGCTGGTGTTCGCCGCTGATCCGTTGGCCGTTCGCATCGACCGGCTGATTGAAGCGAAAGCGAAGACCGAAGGCGTACCGCTGGCCGCGCGGGCGGACGACGCCGAGTTCCTTCGCCGGGCGTGGCTCGACCTCGCCGGCCAGATCCCGCCCACCGCTGACGTCCGGGCGTTTCTCGCCGACCGGTCGGCCGACAAGCGGGCCCGGCTACTCGATCGCCTGCTCGACGGCCCGGATTACGCCCCGCGGATGGCCGACCGTTTCCACCTCATGCTCATGGAACGGCTCGGCGACCACACGGAATGGTCGACCTACCTGCGGGAAACGTTCGCGGCGAACAAGCCGTGGGACGCGATGGCCCGGGACATCCTCCGGGCCGACCCGAAAGCCGACGCAGTTACTCGTGGCGCCGCCTTCTTCCTCGCCAAGCGGTTGGAGAATTACGGCCAGAACCCGGTCGACTACTCGGCTCTCACCCGCGACGTGGGCCGGCTGTTCCTGGGCAAGAACCTCCAGTGCGCCGAGTGCCACGACCACCTGTTCATCAACGATTACAAGCAGCGGCACTTCCAGGGGCTGTTCGCCTACGTCAAGAACACGACCCTCGTTCCGGGGCCGACGCCGCGGGTGGCCGAGAAGCCGACGACCGAGAAGATGAAGTTCGCCTCCGTGTTCACGAAAGTGGAAATGATCACGGGGCCGGCGCTCCCAGATGGGCGGATGGTGGAGGTGCCGGCGTTCCCCAAGGGACAGGAATACGCCGAGTCGCCGGATCGCAAGACCAACGCCCCGGGCGTGCCCAAGTTCAGCACGCTCGCCGCCCTCAGTGAGCAACTGCCGACCGTGAAGAACCGCGACTTCGTGCGGAACGCGGTGAACCGGCTCTGGTTCGTCCTGCTCGGCCGCGGGCTGGTCCACCCCCTCGACCTGCACCATGCGGACAACCCCGCGTCCCACCCCGAACTCCTCGAGCTCCTGGCCGACGAGTTCGTCGCCCACCAGTTCGACATCAAGTGGCTGCTCCGCGAGATCGCCCGGTCCGAGACGTACCAGCGGTCGAGCCTCCTGCCCGCGGGCGTCAAGCCGCCCGACCCTGCGTTGTTCGCGGTCGCCCTCGAAAAGCGGTTATCCGCGGAGCAACTCTTCGCGGCCGTCTGCCAGGCAGCTGGCGGGAAGCCGACGCCCGCGCTGAAGGCGAAGTTCGTCAAAGCCTACGCCAACCAGCCGCGGGAGCCGGAAGAAGAACCGATCCCGTCGCTGCGCGGAGCCCTGTTCGTTCTCCACGACGCCGACGTTCTCGCGCTGCTCAAACCCAAGCCGGGAAGCCTCGTCGACCGACTCGCGAACCTCGCCGACGCCGACCTCGCCGACGAACTTTACCTGTCCGTCCTCACCCGGCACCCGACGGCGGAAGAAACCGCCACCGTGAAAAAGATCCTCACCGCAGCCGACGGGAAGCGGACCGACGCGATCTCGGAGCTGGCGTGGGCGTTGATCGCGTCGACGGAATTCGGGGTGAACCACTGATGAATCGCTCCCCCTTGTGTACGCCCCGCGATCACAGGCTCTCCCGTCGACAATGGCTCGGGTCGGCGGCTCTGGGTGTGGGCGCGTTCGCGACCCCGGCCGTGGCGAACGAACTGAAGAAGCGGCGGAAGCAGGTACTGTTCGTCTGGCTCGACGGCGGGATGAGCCAGTTGGAGAGCTGGGACCCGAAGCCCAACACTACATTCGGCGGCCCGTTCCGGGCGATCCCGACCAGCGTGCCCGGCATCCACATCTCAGAGTTGTTGCCCGACACCGCCAAACAGATGCACCGGCTGGCGCTCGTGCGGAGCGTGTCGACGCAGGACAACTCGCACTCGGCCGGTGTCGACCGCATCCAGCGGGGCGACCCGAAGAACCGTGGCGTCACGTACCCGTACTTCGGCTCGGCCGTCGCGAAACTGCTCGGCCCCGGCGACGGCGGGCTGCCGCCTTACGTCTGGGTGAAGCCGGGGAATGGTGGCTTTATCTACAAGGATGCCGGCTTCCTCGGTCCGCAGTACGGCGCGCTCGCTCTGGGAGACGGCAAGCCGCCCGAGAACCTCGTTCGCCCGCCCGATCTACCCGCCGAGGCCGACGCTGCCCGGAATGAATTGCGGAAGCTCGCCGACAAGCGGTACGCCGCGGGCCGCCGGACGGAATTGACCGAGGCGAATAGTTTTGCATTTGACACGGCCGACCAGTTACAGCGGCAGCTCGACCTGTTCGACTCCGCGAAGCTCCCGGCCAAGGATCGCGATCGCTACGGCACCCACGACCTCGGCCGGCACATGCTGCTCGCCCGTCGGTTGCTGGAAGCCGGGGTGACGTTCGTGAAAGTGACCTCTTATGGCTGGGACACGCACGGCGACCACTTCAACGGGACCGCCAGCCTGCACCCGAAGTTCGACCGCCCGTTCGCCGCGATCGTTCAGGATCTCGCGGACCGCGGCATGTTGGACGACGTGCTGGTGATCGTGGCGGCCGAGTTCGGCCGCACCCCGCGGATCAACGGCCACCTCGGTCGCGACCACTGGCCGGAGGCGTGGAGCGTCTGCATGGCCGGCCGCGGGATTAAGCCCGGCGTCGCGGCCGGCAAGACGAACGCCCTCGGCACCGACGTGGCGACCGAGCCCCACGACATCGGCCACCTGTTCCACACGTGGTACGCGGCCCTCGGCATCGACGCGGCGGCCAAGCACTTTTACAACGCCGGCCAGCCACTTCCCATCGCCCACGAGGAGATGCACCCGGTCAAGGAGGTGTTGGCATGATCGCCCCCACCCCGAAAGAACATGGCCCCGCGCTCACCCCGCCCGCCCAGGTCACGCGGTTGCGGTTCAGCCCGTGCGGGACGCAACTGACCGCCGCGTGCATCGATGGCGTGGTCCGCCGGTGGAACATCACCGGAGCGATCCCGGCTGAACTCGCATCCCTGAAGGGCCACGGCGGCTGGGTGTCGACCCTCGCGTATCTGCCCAATAACCGGCTCGTCACGGCTGACACCTTCGGCCGCCTCTCCGCGTGGGACTACACTGCGAACGACCCGAAGCCGCTCTGGACGCGCGAAAAGGCCCACGACGGCTGGCTGCGCGCGGTGGCCGTTTCCCTGGACGCAAAGACGCTCGCGACGACCGGCCGGGACAGCGTCGTCCGGCTCTGGTCGCCCGACGGCACGCGGCAGCGGGAAATTCCTCTGGGTGTCGACACATTCAGCCTCGCGTTCCACCCGGACGGCAAGACGCTCGTCGCCGGCGATCTTTTCGGGACGCTTCACGCCCTCGATCCAGCCACTGGCAAGACCATCCGCACAATCGCGGTGAAGGAACTTCACCTACTCGATCGTATACAGGACGTGGGCGGGGTGAGGTGTCTGGTTTTCTCGCCCGACGGGAAGACGCTGTTCGCCGCGGGCTGTCAGCCCAAAACCGGCGGGTTCGTGCAGGGGTTTCCATTACTGGTGAGCCTCGATTGGGCGACCAGCCAGCGCGGGCCGCAGTGGAAGGGTGCGAGCGACAACGAGGGCTTCATTCACGACCTGCTCTGGCACCCGGGCCGCTTCCTCGTCGGCGTGACCAGCGGGCAGCCGGGGAACGGCAAGCTCTTCTTCTGGACGCCCGGCGAAGAAAAGCCGTCCTTCGTATCGACGAAACTGCCGAACTGCCACAGCGTTGACCTGCACCCGGGCGGCGAGCGACTGACCGTGGCCGGCACGAACGCGACCTCGTCCGGCAACGGGCGGGTCAAGGCGAAAGACGGCGCCTACCCGGCGAACACCTCGCCGATCCAATTCTGGGACGTGCCGAAGGCGTGAACCGGAAGTGGGACGACTTCCGGCCCCGCGAATGTGCACCCACCCGACCGTGTGTCATTT from Fimbriiglobus ruber includes the following:
- a CDS encoding WD40 repeat domain-containing protein, with the translated sequence MIAPTPKEHGPALTPPAQVTRLRFSPCGTQLTAACIDGVVRRWNITGAIPAELASLKGHGGWVSTLAYLPNNRLVTADTFGRLSAWDYTANDPKPLWTREKAHDGWLRAVAVSLDAKTLATTGRDSVVRLWSPDGTRQREIPLGVDTFSLAFHPDGKTLVAGDLFGTLHALDPATGKTIRTIAVKELHLLDRIQDVGGVRCLVFSPDGKTLFAAGCQPKTGGFVQGFPLLVSLDWATSQRGPQWKGASDNEGFIHDLLWHPGRFLVGVTSGQPGNGKLFFWTPGEEKPSFVSTKLPNCHSVDLHPGGERLTVAGTNATSSGNGRVKAKDGAYPANTSPIQFWDVPKA